DNA from Thermoleophilum album:
GGCTCGGTCTCGTCGAGTACCGCGAGGCGCTTGAGCTGCAACGGCGGGTCCACGCGGCGCGCGTCGCCGATCGCATCCCTGACGTTTTGTTGCTGCTGGAGCACCCGCCGGTTTACACGTGCGGGGTTCGTACTCGTCCCGAAGACCTGCCGTTGCCGCGCGAGGAGTACGAGCGAAGGGGCATCGCCGTCCACGCGGTCGACCGCGGTGGCCGTGTCACTTACCACGGACCCGGTCAGCTGATCGGCTACCCGATCGTGCGTGTCGGACGCGTGCGCGAGTTCGTGTCGGCGATCGAGCGGGCGCTGGTGGCGGTTTTGAACGCCGAGGGTGTGACCGACGCCCACGTTCCGGCAAGCGACACCGGGATCTGGACAAGCCACGGCAAGATCGCCTCGATCGGTATCCGCGTGCGCGACGGTGTGTCGCTGCACGGCTTCGCCCTAAACGTCGACTGTGACCTCGAACCCTTCCGCTGGATCCATCCCTGCGGGATGAGCGAGGCAGCGATGTCGTCGCTTGCCTTGGAGGGCCATCCCGGCCGAATGCGCTGCGTGCGCCGACGCTGCGGCTACGAGCTGGCGCGCGCTCTCGGTGCGCGGCAACGGCTGGTTTCGCGCGACCGCCTGACAGCGCTCTTGCAGCGCACCCGTGCGCGCCCGCTGGCGAGCCGGTCGCGGGCGCGCCCGGGCGGTTGGGAGACGCTCGAACTGCCTCAGGCACGCCCCTTCCGCGACCGCAAGCCGCGCTGGTTCAAGCGACCGCGACCGGGGGGCGCGCGCTACCGCGCACTACATGCACGCATCGAAGCGGAGGGCTTGCACACCGTTTGCCAGGAGGCCGCTTGCCCGAACATCGGTGAGTGCTGGGAGCACGGCACAGCGACCTTCATGATCCTCGGCGATGTCTGCACCCGCCGCTGCGGCTTCTGCAACGTCAAGAGCGGTAAACCGACGCACAACGATCCGCTTGAGCCGCTGAAGGTCGCCCGCCAAGTGCAGCGCATGGGTTTGCGCCACGCGGTTGTCACGAGCGTCGACCGCGACGACCTACCCGACTACGGTGCCGGCGCCTTCGCGGCGGTGATTCGAGCGATCCGCACGCTCAACCCCGGCTGCACCGTGGAGGTCCTGACACCGGATTTCCGTGGTCAAGAGATGCCGCTGGCGCGCGTGATCGCTGAGCGACCGGACGTCTTCAACCACAACGTCGAGACGGTCCCGCGCCTCTATCCGCTTGCCCGGCGCGGCTCCGACTTCGCGCGTTCCTGCCGCGTGCTGCTCAACGCCAAGCTGATGGGCGGCGAGCGAGTGAAGACCAAGTCGGGCCTGATGGTCGGCCTGGGCGAGACCCGCGAGGAGGTTCTCGAGGTGCTTTGGTTGTTGCGTGAGCACGCCGTCGAGATCGTGACTATCGGCCAGTACCTGCGGCCTTCACGCGACCACCTGCCGGTCGTCCGCTACTGGCACCCCGAGGAGTTCCGCGAGCTCGAGCGCGAGGCGCTGGCGATGGGCTTCTCTTCGGTGGCCGCTGGTCCGCTCGTGCGCTCCAGCTATCACGCTGAGCAGACCTTGTTGGCCGCTCGCGCGGCCGGCGACGCGGGGGGCCCGACGAGCGCCTCCGCTTTCTGCTCGTCAGGACCGGCGCCCACGACTGCCGCCAAGACTCGCCCGTCTCGCCCATCAACGCGCAGCACGGTGGGCGTTACGGCAATCGCGTAGCGACGAAATAGCTCAGGGCGCTCACGCACGTCGACCTTCACCCAGGGCGTCGCGCTTCGACCCAGCAGCTCCTCCCACTCGCGACACGGCAAGCAGAGCGGCGAGCTGAAGAGCACGATCGCCTCGCCGCCCTGGTTAGCGGTGCGTGGCAGCAATCGGGGGTCGATTTGCCGTGGCCAGCGGCGACGGCGCGCGGCCTGCGCGACACCCCACCAAGCGGCGGCCGCAAGCACGATCGCCAGCAGGGCGAGAACGAGCAGCGTGCGGTCGGCGAAAGACAAGTTGCGCCCCCGCTGCCTCAGGCCGTAGTGCCGCCGGCCGGCGGCGCGGACGATGGGTCACGCAGGGGGATGCCGCGACGCCGCGCAAACCACGTGTAGATCTCGCAGCCGACGCAGAAGCCGGTACTGGCGGCGAGCAGCGCAAGCGCCGCGACGAGCAGGGCGAGCGCCCAGCCGAGCGTCTCGACGCCCGCCAGGAGGGCGAGCGTGGCGGCAGCGGTGAAGACGCACCCCACGATGTTCGCGAAGCGCGGCGGCCGTGCGTCCTCCAGTGGACCCTCCCCGAGGCGTGGCTGCAGCACCTCGAAGTAGAAGACGCAGGGAAGGCAGTAGCGGCGCCCGAAGATGAGCCCCACCGCAAGTTGCAGCGCGACGATCGCTACGAGTACTGGGGCCTGGAGGAGGAACGCGAGCAAACAGACGAGGCCGACGAAGGCCTGATTCACGCGCGGTGCGCGTGCGT
Protein-coding regions in this window:
- the lipA gene encoding lipoyl synthase, with amino-acid sequence MAHELWVSWLGLVEYREALELQRRVHAARVADRIPDVLLLLEHPPVYTCGVRTRPEDLPLPREEYERRGIAVHAVDRGGRVTYHGPGQLIGYPIVRVGRVREFVSAIERALVAVLNAEGVTDAHVPASDTGIWTSHGKIASIGIRVRDGVSLHGFALNVDCDLEPFRWIHPCGMSEAAMSSLALEGHPGRMRCVRRRCGYELARALGARQRLVSRDRLTALLQRTRARPLASRSRARPGGWETLELPQARPFRDRKPRWFKRPRPGGARYRALHARIEAEGLHTVCQEAACPNIGECWEHGTATFMILGDVCTRRCGFCNVKSGKPTHNDPLEPLKVARQVQRMGLRHAVVTSVDRDDLPDYGAGAFAAVIRAIRTLNPGCTVEVLTPDFRGQEMPLARVIAERPDVFNHNVETVPRLYPLARRGSDFARSCRVLLNAKLMGGERVKTKSGLMVGLGETREEVLEVLWLLREHAVEIVTIGQYLRPSRDHLPVVRYWHPEEFRELEREALAMGFSSVAAGPLVRSSYHAEQTLLAARAAGDAGGPTSASAFCSSGPAPTTAAKTRPSRPSTRSTVGVTAIA
- a CDS encoding DUF4395 domain-containing protein, which translates into the protein MIDARAPRVNQAFVGLVCLLAFLLQAPVLVAIVALQLAVGLIFGRRYCLPCVFYFEVLQPRLGEGPLEDARPPRFANIVGCVFTAAATLALLAGVETLGWALALLVAALALLAASTGFCVGCEIYTWFARRRGIPLRDPSSAPPAGGTTA